In Streptomyces liangshanensis, the DNA window GCCCGGTGTGGTCATCCAGGCCGTGCTCGGCACGATGGCCGTCTTCGCCGGCGTGCTGATCGCGTACCGCGCCCGCTGGATCCGCGTCACCCGCCGCTTCTACGGCTTCGTGATGGCCGCGGCGATGGGCTTCCTGATCCTGATGGCGGCCAACGCGCTGTTCTCCCTGTTCGGCGGCGGGGACGGCCTCGGCTTCCGCAGCGGCGGCCTCGGCATCCTCTTCGGCGTGATCGGCATCATCCTCGGCGCGTGCTTCCTGGCGCTGGACTTCAAGCAGGTCGAGGACGGCGTCGCGTACGGCGCTCCGCGCGAGGAGTCCTGGCTGGCGGCCTTCGGCCTCACCGTGACGCTCGTGTGGATCTACACGGAGATGCTGCGGATCCTCTCGATCCTCCAGGGCAACGACTGACGTCCCTCCGGGGACCGCGCCCGACGACGCCTGACGGCGCCCGGCGGCGGCTGACATACGCGAAGGGGTCCGTGGCCGGTGCCACGGACCCCTTCGCGTGCCCACGGCCCCCACGGGCCCGGCCCGTGGGGGCCGTACGCGCGCCGGTACGGCTGGTCCCCGCCGAGGGCGGCCGCGTAGGGTCGCCGCGTGCTCGATACAACGCCCCTGACGGCCGCCGTGGACCGATTCGCCGACCGGCTGCGTTCCGCCCCCCGCAGCAAGCTCCAGAGGGGCGCGGCCGAGGAGGCGCTCGCGCTGGCCAGGGAGCTGTCCGTACGGGCCCAGCGGCTGGAGGCGGCCGCGGCCGCCGGCGCGGAGGGGAGCGGCGCGGCCCCCGCGGCCGAGCCCCGGCTCATGCCCGACGCGGGGGTCTTCGCCGTCGCGGACCAGCTCACCGTCGCCGCCGCCGACCTGGTGGAGGCGTTGCGAACGGCCCCGTCCCTGGCGGAGCTGGACGAGGCCGTGAGGTCGGTGGAGCGGGCCGTGACTAGAGCGAGGCTATGACGCGGTCCGCGAGGATGTAGATGTGCTCCCCGGCGTCCCGGCTGGCGTCGAGGCCGCCCGCGGGACCGCCGGTCGAGAAGGTCAGGGTGTACGCCCCGGAGACTCCCGAGCCGCCCAGCAGGAACGGCGCGCCGCCCTGCCGCAGGGACTCGGCCAGCCGCTCCGCGGTCTCGCGGTGGCCGGGCGTCATGCAGAGCGTGGTGCCGTCGGTGAAGACGTAGACGTCGAGCGTGCCCAGCGGCCCCGGCCGTACGTCCGCCAGTGCCGTACCGGTCGCGGCCAGCTCCTCCAGCCGGGCCACGGTGCGCTCGTGGTCGGTGACGACGGGGGTCTGCACCGGTACGAAGTCCGGGTGCGAGGGGTGCCGGCGACGGGCGGCGGCCAGCTCGGGCGAGTCCTCGGCGTACTCCCCGGCGAACTCGCTCACCTCGCTGACCCCGCTCAGCTCGGGCAGGTCGGCGAAGGAGTCGTCCCCGTCGGTGAACCCGCCGTCCAGGGCGTCGAGGTCCAGCGCCTCCAGGGAGTCCAGCGCGTCCACGGACTCCAGCGACTCCAGTCCGGCGAAGTCGGCCTGGCGGGGCACGTAGAACGGGCCGCCCTCCTCGGTGCCGAGCCCGGCGAGCCCGCCCAGCAGGGACGGGGCGTCGGCGGCGTCGCGGGCTTCCTGGGCGGCCCAGAAGGCACGCGCCTCGGCCAGCTCGCGCTCGCGCTCCTCGGCCAGGGCCTCGGCGACGGCGGAACGTATCTCCTCGGTGGGTGTGGCACTTCTGGCCTGCGGTACGGATGCGGCGGGCCCGGCAGGGTTCGCGGCCAGCTCACCGCGCAGGGCGGCCACCTCGCGACGCAGCCCGTGGGCGGCGTGCAGTGCGGCGACTCCCACGGCCGTCGCGGCGGCCGTGGTCAGCAGCAGGGCAAGAGACATGGCGCTCACTGACTACTCCCGATCTCAATCGATACCCCCGACTTCCTAGTTCAGCTTGTCGTGGGTGCGGGGCCCGCCGTCAGTGCATTACGTCATGAATGGGACAGGTCTTTGGGCCTTAGGTTTAGTCTCCACGCGGACCTGAACGGCGCCAACGAATCTCCCCGTGCGAGAGGTCACATCCTGGGGGAGATTCAGTCACGGCTGGGGATCGACGGGGTTGGCGGGAGGGGTCCGGGGGAGGCGGCGGGCCGCCGCCCGGCCTCTCCGTGCCAGGTCAGCGGCCCGCCGCCGGACCGGGGCGTCCCGGCGCGGCCCGCGCGGGCTCAGCTCAGGCGCTCGATCACCATCGCCATGCCCTGGCCGCCGCCCACGCACATCGTCTCCAGGCCGAACTGCTTGTCGTGGAACTGGAGGCTGTTGATCAGCGTGCCGGTGATGCGGGCGCCGGTCATGCCGAAGGGGTGGCCGACGGCGATCGCGCCCCCGTTGACGTTGAGCTTCTCCAGCGGAACGCCCAGGTCCCGGTAGGACGGGATGACCTGCGCGGCGAAGGCCTCGTTGATCTCGACCAGGTCGATGTCGCCGATGGTCAGGCCGGCGCGGGAGAGCGCCTGCCGGGACGCCTCGACCGGGCCGAGGCCCATGATCTCCGGCGACAGGCCGGTCACCCCGGTGGAGACGATGCGGGCCAGCGGCGTGATGCCCAGGTCGCGCGCCTTCGTGTCGGACATGATCACCAGCGCGGCGGCCCCGTCGTTCAGCGGGCAGCAGTTGCCGGCCGTGACCAGGCCGTCGGGGCGGAAGACCGGCTTGAGCGCCTGCGTGCCCTCCAGGGTGACCCCGGCGCGCGGGCCGTCGTCCTTGGACACCACGGTGCCGTCAGGGGTCGTGACGGGGGTGATCTCGCGCTCCCAGAAGCCGTTCTTGAGGGCTTCCTCGGCGAGGTTCTGGGACCGTACGCCGAACTCGTCCATGTCCCGGCGGGTGACGCCCTTGAGGCGGGCCAGGTTCTCGGCGGTCTGCCCCATCGCGATGTACGCGTCCGGGACCAGGCCGTCCTCGCGCGGGTCGTGCCAGCCCGCGCCCTCGCTCCCCGCGACCTCGGCCGTACGCGCCTCGGCGTCCGCGAAGAGCGGGTTGTGCGTGCCGGGCATGCCGTCCGAGGAGCCGTTGACCTGGCGCGACACCATCTCCACGCCGGCCGAGATGAAGACGTCGCCCTCGCCGGCCCGGATGGCGTGCATGGCCATGCGGGAGGTCTGGAGCGACGAGGAGCAGTAGCGGGTGATCGTGCAGCCGGGGAGGTGGTCCATCCCCATCTGGACGGCGACGATCCGGCCCAGGTTGTGCCCCTGCTCGCCGCCCGGCAGCCCGCAGCCGAGCATCAGGTCGTCGATGTCGCGGGCGTCCAGCTCCGGGATCCGGTCGAGTGCGGTCCGGATGATCGTGGCGGTCAGGTCGTCGGGGCGCAGCTCCTTGAGCGAGCCCTTGAAGGCCCGGCCGATGGGGGAACGGGCGGCGGAGACGATCACGGCTTCGGGCATCGGGCGGCTCCCAGAGTGGCTGAACGGCGGAAATCGGGACTGTCTGGGAAGTTACCCGTACGTAGAGCGCGGGTCACCGAGCCGGTCGTGTGATGCGGGCCTCTTTTCTAAGCGCTTGCTCAGCAGGGGGGTGCGGGCGCTGCGTACGGGGGCGTACACGAAGCGCACGCGCGCGCCCGGCGTACCGGGGCGCGCGGTCGGTTTCTGCCGCGCACCGGATCGCGGGCCGACTCTGGCGCGATTCGCGCGCCACCTTTCGGGGGTGGCGGCCTCCCATGATCGGTATGCGCCACTCCCGTGATACCGGTGGCGTACGGCCCTCAGGTCTGCTGGGGGGTGGTGCCCTGGCGCGCCCCGCGGGAGCGCCGCGCCTCGGCCGGGGATTCGGCGTTCCGGTCCACGGCGGTCGAGCCGTGGGGGGTGATGTCGTGCGGACCCGTCTCGGGGGAAACGGCGGAGGCGACGCCCTCGGAAGCCGCGTCCACCGGCGTGACCGGGTGCCTGCGCCGCCGGTGCTTCAGCAGCGCCCACGGCCCCCGGGCCCCGGCGACCTCGGTGCCCGCGCGGGACGCCGCGGCCGACGCCGCCTTGGCCACCGGGAGCATGTCCTCGTCACGCGAGACGTCGAGGTGATCGGTCTCGGGCCACAGGCCGAGCACCGCGCACAGCGTCGGCAGCACGGCCATCGACGCCGTCGCGTACCCCTCTGCCGACGGGTGGTAGTTGTCCGGGCCGAACAGCTCCCGCGGGTTCTCCGCGAACTCCGGCCCCAGCAGGTCGCCCAGCGACACCGTGCGCGCGCCCTGCTCGACCGCCACGATCGTCTGCGCCGCCGCCAGCTGCCGGCTCACCCGGCGGGCCAGGTAGCGCAGCGGCTGGTAGACCGGCTCGATCGTCCCCAGGTCCGGACAGGTCCCGACGACCACCTCGGCGCCCGCCGTCCGCAGCCGCCGTACCGCCGCCGACAGGTAGCGCACCGAGCGGGTCGCCGACATCCGGTGCGTGA includes these proteins:
- a CDS encoding acetyl-CoA C-acetyltransferase produces the protein MPEAVIVSAARSPIGRAFKGSLKELRPDDLTATIIRTALDRIPELDARDIDDLMLGCGLPGGEQGHNLGRIVAVQMGMDHLPGCTITRYCSSSLQTSRMAMHAIRAGEGDVFISAGVEMVSRQVNGSSDGMPGTHNPLFADAEARTAEVAGSEGAGWHDPREDGLVPDAYIAMGQTAENLARLKGVTRRDMDEFGVRSQNLAEEALKNGFWEREITPVTTPDGTVVSKDDGPRAGVTLEGTQALKPVFRPDGLVTAGNCCPLNDGAAALVIMSDTKARDLGITPLARIVSTGVTGLSPEIMGLGPVEASRQALSRAGLTIGDIDLVEINEAFAAQVIPSYRDLGVPLEKLNVNGGAIAVGHPFGMTGARITGTLINSLQFHDKQFGLETMCVGGGQGMAMVIERLS
- a CDS encoding SGNH/GDSL hydrolase family protein, with translation MARRIAAGAAYGGGSIGLIGAAGVGILLAEAQLAKRSVGGGIAPVPPSGNGWYGLAFGHTDPLRMGMLGDSTAAGQGVRRAGQTPGALLASGLAAVAERPVDLRNVALPGARSDDLDRQVTLLLSGAEPPEVCVIMIGANDVTHRMSATRSVRYLSAAVRRLRTAGAEVVVGTCPDLGTIEPVYQPLRYLARRVSRQLAAAQTIVAVEQGARTVSLGDLLGPEFAENPRELFGPDNYHPSAEGYATASMAVLPTLCAVLGLWPETDHLDVSRDEDMLPVAKAASAAASRAGTEVAGARGPWALLKHRRRRHPVTPVDAASEGVASAVSPETGPHDITPHGSTAVDRNAESPAEARRSRGARQGTTPQQT